A single window of Granulicella mallensis MP5ACTX8 DNA harbors:
- a CDS encoding bifunctional YncE family protein/alkaline phosphatase family protein, which produces MSLIRPVTTLMLIACFSLVSVAQTSAVQPRSATGHAVGAATQEIPKHTESGSNLPNGWRITPAGKTIAEVGDLVLNEVTSPDGKIVVASHSGFQPHGIDVIDVKTRKLVQEIPLRTTWLGMAWSSDGHTLYVSGGNSTGSRKADYGMAPIYEFAYRDGRLSEKPTGELAETIDPKAVWWAGVAYLPGRHLIYAANRGTGRGPSNVVVFDAKTRQIVTRIPVEINPYSTVLTRDGKRLFVSNWASESVSVIDTETNKVIRTLHVGMNPNDMKLASDGRLFVACSNDNTIHVIDTKTLEVVERLSTTLTPLAPEGSTPDAIEIDNTRKLLYVANADNNSIAVIRIAVPEHSAVIGFIPTGWYPSSLALAEKNNTLYIGNSKGEEGHPDVKGPLSPLASTRDGDVSVKTLQASSIEVLSVENLKTQLPKWTHEVVENTPYNDSLLSEARPSKEATILPREVGVETPIKHVIYIIKENRTYDQVFGDIKGANGDPRLTIFGEEITPNQHALAKQYVVLDNLYCDGEVSVDGHSWSNSAYATDFNERYWPPSYAGRSSTEVSRAEVPSAGHLWDLAARKGLTYRSYGEFAARASTGTTMDASPGASGLVGHVAKDYLPLNLARDTDRTAVFLREFKEYEDNYDSTDPNKRLPNFIVMSMPEDHTRGTAPNAFTPRAMVANNDYAIGQLVDAVSHSRYWPNTAIFIIEDDGQDGPDHVDARRTIGLVISPYVKRDVVDSTLYSTSSMVRSIELLLGMPPMSQYDAAAMPMYASFGTEEKLTPFNAIKPLIDVNAKNKKGDFGAELSRKMDFSDVDRAPMHALNEVIWKSVKGTDSAMPPPVHRFRPLIDAGDLIVKDDD; this is translated from the coding sequence ATGTCTTTGATTCGCCCTGTTACTACGTTGATGTTGATCGCCTGTTTTAGCCTGGTATCCGTTGCGCAGACTTCCGCAGTCCAGCCACGAAGCGCAACGGGGCACGCTGTTGGTGCGGCGACCCAGGAGATCCCGAAGCACACGGAAAGTGGTTCCAATCTTCCCAATGGATGGAGGATCACTCCGGCGGGCAAGACGATTGCGGAGGTTGGGGATCTGGTTCTGAATGAGGTGACGTCACCTGATGGAAAGATCGTCGTGGCATCGCATTCGGGATTCCAGCCGCACGGGATTGATGTGATCGACGTGAAGACCCGGAAGCTGGTGCAGGAGATTCCGCTCAGGACGACATGGCTGGGGATGGCGTGGTCGTCGGATGGACACACGCTTTATGTTTCGGGAGGCAATTCGACGGGCTCCCGAAAGGCTGACTACGGTATGGCCCCGATCTATGAGTTTGCCTACAGGGACGGGCGACTGAGTGAGAAGCCGACCGGCGAACTGGCAGAGACCATAGATCCCAAGGCTGTGTGGTGGGCCGGTGTGGCGTATCTTCCCGGCAGACACTTGATCTATGCGGCAAACCGCGGAACGGGACGTGGACCCAGCAATGTGGTGGTGTTCGACGCAAAGACCCGTCAGATCGTGACGCGTATTCCAGTGGAGATCAACCCCTACTCCACGGTGCTGACCAGGGATGGCAAGCGGCTGTTCGTTTCGAACTGGGCCAGCGAGAGCGTAAGTGTGATCGACACGGAGACGAACAAGGTCATCCGTACCCTGCACGTTGGAATGAATCCGAACGACATGAAGCTGGCGTCGGACGGACGGCTATTTGTAGCGTGCTCCAACGACAATACGATCCATGTGATCGACACGAAGACGCTTGAGGTTGTGGAACGGCTGTCGACGACGCTGACTCCGCTGGCGCCGGAGGGATCGACGCCGGATGCCATCGAGATCGATAACACACGGAAGCTGCTGTACGTGGCGAATGCGGATAACAACTCGATTGCGGTGATACGAATTGCCGTGCCCGAACACAGCGCGGTGATTGGGTTCATTCCAACGGGATGGTATCCGTCGTCCCTGGCTCTGGCGGAGAAGAACAACACTCTGTATATCGGCAATTCGAAGGGGGAAGAAGGACACCCGGATGTGAAGGGACCGCTGAGTCCGCTGGCGTCGACTCGCGATGGCGACGTTAGCGTAAAGACTCTTCAGGCGAGCAGCATTGAGGTGCTGTCCGTAGAGAATCTGAAGACACAGCTGCCGAAGTGGACGCATGAGGTGGTTGAGAATACGCCGTACAACGACTCTCTGCTGTCCGAGGCGAGGCCTTCGAAGGAGGCGACGATTCTGCCGCGCGAGGTTGGCGTTGAAACGCCGATCAAGCACGTGATTTACATCATCAAGGAGAACCGAACCTACGACCAGGTGTTTGGCGATATCAAGGGGGCCAACGGCGACCCCCGCCTGACGATCTTTGGCGAAGAGATAACACCGAATCAGCATGCGTTGGCGAAGCAGTATGTGGTGCTGGACAACCTGTACTGCGATGGCGAGGTCAGCGTCGATGGGCACTCGTGGTCGAACTCCGCCTATGCCACAGACTTCAACGAGCGCTATTGGCCGCCATCGTATGCAGGGCGCAGTTCTACGGAGGTGTCGCGTGCCGAGGTTCCTTCCGCCGGGCACCTGTGGGATTTGGCGGCACGCAAGGGGCTGACCTACCGGTCGTATGGTGAGTTTGCCGCCCGAGCCAGCACAGGCACGACGATGGATGCGTCTCCCGGTGCGAGTGGATTGGTGGGGCATGTAGCCAAGGACTACCTGCCGCTCAATCTTGCGCGCGATACGGACAGGACCGCCGTCTTTCTGCGCGAGTTCAAGGAGTATGAGGACAACTACGACAGCACCGATCCCAATAAGCGTCTTCCGAACTTTATCGTGATGAGCATGCCGGAAGATCACACCCGGGGAACGGCCCCCAACGCCTTTACCCCGCGTGCCATGGTTGCAAATAACGATTACGCGATCGGCCAACTGGTGGATGCGGTGAGCCATAGCCGCTACTGGCCCAACACGGCGATCTTCATCATCGAGGACGATGGTCAGGATGGACCGGACCATGTGGATGCCCGGCGCACCATCGGACTGGTGATCAGTCCGTACGTGAAACGGGATGTCGTGGACAGCACGTTGTACTCGACGAGTTCGATGGTGCGGTCCATCGAGCTGCTGCTGGGAATGCCGCCGATGAGCCAGTACGACGCAGCGGCGATGCCGATGTACGCGTCCTTCGGGACCGAGGAGAAGCTGACTCCGTTCAACGCGATCAAACCCCTGATCGATGTGAATGCGAAGAACAAGAAGGGTGACTTCGGCGCGGAGCTGAGCCGGAAGATGGACTTCTCCGATGTCGACCGCGCTCCGATGCATGCACTGAACGAGGTTATCTGGAAGAGCGTCAAGGGCACGGACTCGGCCATGCCCCCGCCGGTGCATCGCTTCCGTCCACTGATCGATGCTGGCGATCTGATCGTGAAAGACGACGATTAG
- a CDS encoding carboxypeptidase-like regulatory domain-containing protein yields the protein MATVVARGQSTFGSVRGTVQDATGAAIPNTQIVLHSTDENTDRSIETDASGDFIFENVKAGKYSLRAHREGFADTVVSGISVEARQDLRLAATLKVAEQATTVEVSGAADLINTENASIGDSKTNIEMTQLPLNNRATTTSPLGSLALSPNVQTDSSGNIALGGASSSMVNFSVDGISTANVRQNGALQDAYPSQEGIAAVKVTAFNNSAEFSQIGDVTFTTKNGTNQYHGSLFEYLQNQALDASPYGFSGKAPKKFNTFGGSFNGPVVIPHLYNGHDKTFFFVDYEGNRRSTAVLQQFVVPTLADRSGNLADIGGPTISPTQINPTAKALLAFYPLPNVAGATNQTQNINYQNFQSTPASTDGADIRIDQTISSKQSAYARFSRKNITSDFANPFLPNDVDSVHNRSLLVSHTYTITPKLLNEFRYGFTNVITSVNFPIQGSTALSELDLTGVNISQHLLTHAFPTFNFSASTPFPTIGRDKAGVTQSKTTQFSDNLTYTFGKHTVKGGIDIRRVRYFDLESFAPQFASDDFGNFIFQPSFGKGPNDYFTGNSFGDFLEGAPTTLDFAVSSPDVGGTATQYSFFAQDEFEVSSRLTLSYGLRWQVLPGFQEDGGNLANFDQRNNSIVVPDALAAYLSSQNITSSNLAFQQSFNACNLNIPGLPCTKYVTASQDGLPQSLRNTYKGNFQPRVSVAYRPFNDTKTVVRAGFGIYTMTNLGPLSFNNSGNPTSSLHVYSNSNTAGVNTPQILFPNTAPPTSGGPVYGGGGLDQGVDPNFRDPQSNQWNVTVERQLSNATSLRASYVGMHSYRLSITEDLNQIPASTTPYDSAAAGTAGPFVDSRAPYQNWTTLLSTFNAGEDNYRAFELQATHRMEHGVYVDANYTYANNEADNQGDTPTAFAGEVNYGLPIADRFHVKQNLGNVEGTRRHRMLLTGVYQLPFGKGRQFMNTSRLMDAFLGGWDLTTITLLETGPWLTPSISGSADQSNTNVVNRSAQLRPDVISSDFYKGQSRTQYFNPAAFAATPAGAGRFGNAGVGILQGPGTATVSLGVAKRFQITEKLHARFETTFTNVLNHTNFAPPVTAIDNSLFGQLTGPQTAENAGNRTGQAALRLDF from the coding sequence ATGGCCACTGTCGTTGCACGGGGACAGTCAACCTTCGGAAGCGTCAGAGGAACGGTCCAGGATGCGACCGGCGCGGCCATTCCGAATACGCAGATCGTACTGCACAGCACCGACGAAAATACGGATCGCAGCATCGAAACCGATGCCTCCGGCGACTTTATCTTTGAGAACGTTAAAGCCGGAAAATATAGCTTGCGTGCTCATCGTGAAGGATTTGCTGACACGGTGGTATCCGGAATTTCGGTGGAGGCTCGCCAGGATTTGAGGCTTGCCGCCACGCTCAAGGTCGCGGAACAGGCGACGACCGTGGAAGTGTCGGGCGCAGCCGATCTGATTAATACGGAGAATGCGAGCATCGGCGACTCGAAGACCAACATCGAGATGACCCAGTTGCCTCTGAACAATCGCGCGACGACCACGAGCCCTCTGGGCTCTCTTGCGCTGTCTCCCAATGTTCAGACAGACAGCTCGGGCAATATTGCACTGGGTGGCGCGAGTTCTTCCATGGTGAACTTCTCGGTCGATGGTATTTCGACGGCCAACGTGCGTCAGAACGGAGCACTGCAGGATGCCTACCCGTCGCAGGAGGGAATTGCCGCGGTCAAGGTAACTGCGTTCAATAACAGCGCGGAGTTTTCCCAAATCGGTGACGTAACGTTTACGACAAAGAACGGAACCAACCAGTATCACGGGAGCCTCTTCGAGTATCTGCAGAACCAGGCTCTCGATGCCTCTCCCTATGGCTTCAGTGGAAAGGCACCAAAGAAATTCAATACGTTTGGCGGCTCGTTCAATGGCCCGGTTGTTATCCCGCATTTGTACAATGGGCACGATAAGACATTTTTCTTTGTGGATTATGAGGGTAATCGCCGCAGCACCGCAGTGCTCCAGCAATTTGTAGTGCCAACCCTGGCCGACAGAAGTGGAAATCTCGCGGATATCGGTGGTCCTACCATTTCGCCGACCCAGATCAATCCAACGGCAAAGGCTTTGCTTGCTTTCTATCCGTTGCCGAACGTAGCGGGTGCTACCAACCAGACGCAGAACATTAACTATCAGAACTTCCAATCGACTCCGGCCAGCACCGACGGTGCCGATATACGCATCGACCAGACAATCTCGTCCAAGCAATCGGCCTATGCGCGCTTTAGCCGCAAGAATATTACCTCAGACTTCGCGAACCCATTCCTGCCGAACGATGTGGACTCCGTTCACAACCGGAGCTTGCTGGTCTCGCACACCTATACGATTACCCCGAAGCTGCTGAATGAGTTTCGCTACGGCTTCACGAATGTGATCACCAGCGTCAACTTCCCGATCCAGGGCTCGACCGCACTGAGCGAGTTAGACCTGACTGGCGTCAATATCAGTCAGCATCTGTTGACGCATGCGTTTCCCACATTCAACTTCAGCGCCAGCACTCCGTTTCCAACCATTGGCAGAGACAAGGCAGGCGTCACGCAGTCCAAGACGACGCAGTTCAGCGACAATCTCACCTACACATTCGGCAAGCATACTGTGAAGGGTGGGATTGACATCCGCCGCGTACGCTACTTCGACCTGGAGAGCTTTGCTCCACAGTTCGCCTCGGACGACTTCGGTAATTTCATCTTCCAGCCGAGCTTTGGAAAGGGACCGAACGACTACTTTACCGGGAACTCATTTGGCGACTTCCTTGAAGGAGCTCCAACGACTCTTGATTTCGCTGTCTCCAGTCCGGATGTCGGCGGAACTGCCACGCAATATAGTTTCTTTGCTCAGGATGAATTCGAAGTAAGCAGCCGCCTGACACTCAGCTATGGCCTGCGCTGGCAGGTTCTTCCCGGCTTCCAGGAGGATGGCGGCAATCTCGCAAACTTCGATCAGCGGAATAACTCGATCGTCGTTCCCGATGCCCTGGCAGCCTACCTGTCGAGTCAGAATATTACGTCCTCGAACCTTGCCTTCCAGCAATCGTTCAACGCCTGTAATCTCAACATTCCGGGGCTGCCCTGCACTAAGTATGTAACTGCGAGCCAGGATGGTCTGCCGCAAAGCCTGCGCAATACGTACAAAGGAAACTTCCAGCCGCGGGTATCCGTTGCATATCGCCCATTCAACGATACGAAGACTGTCGTTCGCGCCGGCTTCGGTATCTATACGATGACGAACCTGGGGCCTCTCTCGTTCAACAATAGCGGCAATCCAACTTCGAGTCTGCACGTCTACTCGAACAGCAATACGGCCGGAGTGAATACTCCGCAAATCCTCTTCCCCAACACCGCGCCCCCCACGTCTGGTGGCCCGGTGTATGGTGGTGGCGGGCTTGATCAGGGAGTTGATCCCAACTTCCGCGATCCTCAGTCGAACCAGTGGAACGTGACCGTAGAGCGGCAACTATCGAACGCGACGTCGCTTCGTGCAAGCTATGTTGGTATGCACTCGTACCGGTTGAGCATTACAGAGGATCTCAATCAGATTCCTGCCAGCACAACTCCCTATGACAGTGCTGCGGCTGGAACGGCTGGCCCCTTTGTGGATAGCCGCGCTCCCTATCAAAACTGGACGACCCTGTTGAGCACCTTCAATGCAGGTGAGGACAATTATCGTGCATTCGAGCTGCAAGCGACTCATCGTATGGAGCACGGCGTCTACGTGGATGCGAATTACACGTATGCCAACAATGAGGCCGACAACCAGGGCGATACACCGACTGCATTTGCGGGAGAGGTCAACTATGGGCTTCCCATTGCCGACCGCTTTCATGTGAAACAGAATCTCGGAAACGTCGAGGGTACCCGTCGTCATCGCATGTTGTTGACGGGCGTCTACCAACTTCCGTTCGGCAAAGGACGGCAGTTCATGAATACAAGCCGCTTGATGGACGCCTTCCTTGGTGGATGGGATCTGACGACGATCACCCTGCTCGAGACGGGACCCTGGCTTACGCCGAGCATCAGCGGTTCGGCCGATCAGTCGAACACCAATGTAGTCAATCGCAGTGCGCAGCTTCGTCCCGACGTTATTTCATCTGATTTCTACAAGGGACAATCGCGGACGCAATACTTCAACCCCGCAGCTTTTGCTGCGACTCCGGCAGGCGCTGGACGCTTCGGTAATGCAGGCGTCGGAATCCTTCAGGGGCCTGGAACGGCAACGGTAAGCCTTGGTGTGGCAAAGCGGTTCCAGATCACTGAGAAACTGCATGCACGCTTCGAGACGACCTTTACAAACGTGTTGAACCACACGAACTTTGCGCCTCCTGTCACGGCTATCGACAATTCGCTCTTTGGGCAGTTGACAGGGCCTCAGACGGCAGAGAACGCAGGGAACCGCACTGGACAGGCAGCTCTTAGACTCGACTTCTAG
- a CDS encoding sensor histidine kinase, protein MFARPIRLVLRRIAAGSSAAALLTFLAFRLHFNLSAATSVHFLLMSVIALRWGFLEASIVSILSVACLDYYFTDPIFAFYIRDSHDWIALATFEVAALLVSRLSNQMHRHARESELHQAHLQKLYALSQHILLLDREGAVEQQLVHIIRSSLQVEGIALWNGYDLHMYKSGTCNFDDDQVRSSFHMEADSDDASTGISRRVLRSGTRAIGAFALCGHSLDTTSVNAAASLVSVAIERARSFSTEANAVAARQTEQLRSAILDGMAHAFKSPLTTIRTSSSGLLAMNTLSGTEKKLVGLIDRHASHLNDLANHLLLTAKLDSGDIKVNREEIDLSQLVENSIESSSQELDGHAVEIRVTERPRIVYADRKLLQMALLQILDNAVKYGRPGSPVLIAVEKEGAELVIAIRNEGSFIPPEEREKVFQRFYRCSGSIRTISGTGIGLSVVRRIAEAHQGRVWVDSDVENGTTFSITLPSLALEG, encoded by the coding sequence ATGTTTGCCAGACCAATTCGCCTTGTTCTCCGCAGGATTGCGGCTGGCAGCAGCGCTGCAGCGCTGCTCACGTTTCTCGCCTTTCGCCTTCATTTCAACCTCTCGGCGGCAACGTCGGTCCACTTCCTGCTGATGTCGGTCATTGCGCTTCGCTGGGGGTTTCTCGAAGCCAGCATCGTGTCCATCCTCTCGGTTGCCTGCCTCGACTATTACTTCACGGACCCTATCTTTGCGTTCTATATAAGGGACTCCCATGACTGGATAGCCCTCGCCACCTTTGAGGTCGCAGCGCTTCTTGTCAGTAGGCTCTCCAACCAGATGCATCGCCACGCACGCGAATCGGAGCTGCATCAGGCTCACCTGCAGAAGCTATATGCCTTGAGCCAGCACATTCTGCTCCTCGACCGCGAAGGAGCCGTGGAACAGCAACTCGTTCACATCATTCGTTCCAGCCTGCAAGTCGAAGGGATAGCGCTATGGAACGGCTACGACCTGCATATGTACAAGAGCGGCACCTGCAACTTCGACGACGATCAAGTTCGGTCCAGCTTTCACATGGAGGCAGACAGCGACGATGCGAGTACAGGCATCTCCCGGCGGGTCCTGCGCTCAGGAACACGAGCCATCGGGGCATTTGCTTTATGTGGGCATTCGTTGGACACAACTTCCGTCAATGCGGCAGCTTCACTTGTCTCTGTTGCGATAGAGAGAGCCCGTTCGTTTTCGACTGAAGCGAATGCCGTAGCCGCCCGGCAGACCGAACAACTTCGTTCCGCCATATTGGATGGTATGGCGCACGCCTTCAAGAGCCCACTCACCACCATCCGCACTTCAAGCTCCGGTTTGCTTGCGATGAATACCCTCTCCGGAACTGAGAAAAAACTAGTCGGCTTAATTGACCGGCACGCCAGTCACCTGAACGATCTCGCGAATCATTTGCTCCTGACAGCCAAGCTCGATAGCGGCGATATCAAGGTAAACCGCGAGGAGATTGACCTCTCCCAACTCGTGGAGAACAGCATCGAATCTTCTTCCCAGGAGCTGGACGGCCATGCGGTCGAGATCCGCGTAACAGAGCGCCCCAGAATCGTATATGCAGACCGAAAGCTGCTTCAGATGGCGCTCTTACAGATTCTCGACAATGCCGTAAAGTACGGACGGCCCGGTTCTCCAGTGCTCATTGCAGTCGAAAAAGAAGGAGCAGAACTGGTCATCGCCATCAGGAATGAAGGCTCTTTTATTCCACCGGAAGAGAGAGAAAAGGTCTTTCAGCGCTTCTATCGTTGCTCAGGCTCCATTCGAACAATATCGGGAACGGGGATTGGCCTCTCCGTCGTCAGGCGCATTGCCGAAGCACATCAAGGGAGAGTATGGGTCGATAGCGATGTCGAGAATGGAACAACCTTCTCCATCACCCTGCCGAGCCTGGCCTTAGAGGGATAG
- a CDS encoding response regulator transcription factor encodes MDQKSKVLVVEDDAGIRQSLFETLGALGFAVGEASNGEDAMLRLRMVNYDAVLLDINMPGMGGKETCRRICQSYPHLPVVMLTVRDEEDDIVEALDAGAFDYVTKPFQIRELTARLRAVIRRSHIPVANPEIIIVIGEITLDTDRRRVEKRGEDLHLTPKEYETLRYLMEHAGRPVRHERILTAVWGSAYGNEREYLRVIINQLRKKIEDDPARPLYILTESYIGYRFREK; translated from the coding sequence ATGGATCAGAAAAGTAAAGTACTCGTGGTAGAGGACGATGCAGGTATCCGGCAGAGCCTGTTCGAGACACTGGGAGCTCTGGGATTTGCAGTCGGAGAAGCTAGCAACGGAGAAGATGCGATGTTGCGTCTCCGGATGGTCAACTACGATGCCGTGTTACTCGACATCAATATGCCTGGAATGGGTGGCAAAGAAACATGCCGCAGAATCTGCCAAAGCTATCCGCATCTTCCTGTCGTGATGCTCACCGTGCGCGATGAGGAAGATGACATCGTTGAAGCTTTGGACGCCGGCGCCTTTGACTATGTCACGAAGCCCTTTCAGATCCGCGAGCTTACGGCAAGGTTGAGAGCCGTCATTCGTCGCAGCCACATCCCGGTAGCTAACCCGGAGATCATTATCGTAATCGGAGAGATCACTCTGGATACAGATCGCCGCCGAGTAGAAAAGAGAGGCGAAGACCTTCATCTCACTCCGAAGGAGTACGAGACTCTTCGCTATTTAATGGAACATGCCGGACGCCCCGTTCGTCATGAACGAATCTTGACCGCCGTTTGGGGCTCGGCCTATGGCAACGAACGCGAATACCTGAGAGTGATCATCAATCAGCTCCGCAAGAAGATTGAAGACGATCCCGCACGTCCCCTCTATATCCTGACCGAAAGCTATATTGGTTACCGCTTTCGCGAGAAATAA
- the def gene encoding peptide deformylase, producing MRLKIVTVGEPVLRATSQMLSKEQILSPSIQNLIDYMRETVRDAPGVGLAAPQVGESLQLAVIEDKAEYHKNLTEAEMKERGRAAVPFHVLVNPVLEVRGESTATFFEGCLSLPGFTALVPRAKEVRVTGLDHRGEPRVIEASGWYARILQHEIDHLHGTLYIDRMHARSFSSLENYTRHWKDRSIDVQNL from the coding sequence ATGCGTTTGAAGATTGTGACTGTTGGAGAGCCGGTCCTGCGAGCTACCTCGCAGATGTTGTCGAAGGAACAGATCCTGAGTCCTTCGATTCAGAACCTGATTGATTACATGAGGGAGACCGTCCGCGATGCTCCCGGAGTAGGACTCGCCGCTCCACAGGTTGGAGAGTCTTTGCAGCTCGCTGTCATCGAAGACAAAGCTGAATACCACAAAAATCTTACTGAAGCAGAGATGAAGGAACGCGGACGAGCCGCAGTTCCATTCCACGTTCTTGTGAACCCGGTCCTTGAGGTTCGTGGAGAATCGACTGCTACGTTCTTTGAGGGTTGTTTGAGCCTGCCTGGTTTTACCGCGCTGGTGCCCAGGGCGAAAGAGGTACGAGTTACAGGTCTCGATCACCGAGGAGAGCCTCGGGTCATCGAAGCCTCAGGATGGTATGCGCGTATTCTGCAGCATGAGATCGACCATCTGCACGGCACGCTTTATATCGACCGAATGCACGCTCGCAGCTTCTCTTCGCTTGAAAATTACACGAGGCACTGGAAAGATCGTTCTATCGACGTCCAGAATCTCTAA
- a CDS encoding family 2A encapsulin nanocompartment cargo protein cysteine desulfurase — translation MSTSERDQIGNAGDSLRMNEMSSPSAGALPDVAAIAQLANEFFRALPGQPSSFAAPSAPEMPVVEPRFETVMPQFGASLPSIPAVPAADKLPGEAGAAGFPGAPGMPGISSVSPMTAFSFVPAELSSGNRFGQSVPRNATPDALVSPFSMPLPEFNTSFLSFEPLFPGSAESIGESATPVPPSAPSFYFLEGAGTQVKPVEASSANRMPALHSEAVPDLNLPRRQFDIASVRRDFPILQEKVNGKPLIWLDNAATTQKPQSVIDRLSYFYEHENSNIHRAAHELAARATDAYEDARNKVAHFLNAPSSKEIVFVRGATEAINLVAQGWGRRHIEQGDEIVITWIEHHANIVPWQMLAAEKGARLRVAPVDDDGQILLDEFEKLLGPKTKLVSLTQVSNALGTITPAHQMVQMAHRYGARVLVDGAQAVSHMPVDVQSLDCDFYVFSGHKVFAPTGIGVLYGKPDALAEMQPWQGGGNMIVDVTFEKTIYQPPPSRFEAGTGNIADAVGLGAAIDYLDQLGMANVARYEHELLVYATQGLLTVPGLRLIGTAKEKAGVLSFVLDGFRTEEVGAALNREGIAVRSGHHCAQPTLRRFGVETTVRPSLALYNNAEDVDALVAGLIRLKSMGR, via the coding sequence ATGAGTACAAGTGAGCGGGACCAGATCGGAAATGCGGGCGATTCTCTCCGTATGAACGAGATGAGCAGCCCGTCCGCGGGCGCATTGCCGGATGTCGCGGCAATCGCCCAATTGGCGAACGAGTTCTTTCGTGCGCTCCCTGGACAGCCGTCTTCTTTTGCGGCCCCGTCTGCTCCTGAGATGCCTGTTGTAGAGCCTCGTTTCGAGACGGTGATGCCTCAGTTTGGGGCATCGCTGCCTTCGATCCCTGCTGTGCCTGCCGCGGATAAACTCCCCGGTGAAGCGGGTGCTGCCGGGTTTCCCGGTGCTCCGGGAATGCCTGGGATCTCCTCTGTATCTCCGATGACGGCGTTCTCTTTTGTTCCTGCCGAGCTTTCCTCGGGGAACAGGTTCGGTCAGTCCGTTCCACGGAATGCCACTCCGGATGCCCTGGTGTCTCCGTTTTCAATGCCATTGCCGGAGTTCAATACCTCCTTTCTTTCCTTCGAACCCTTGTTTCCGGGCTCGGCCGAATCGATAGGAGAATCCGCAACGCCTGTACCTCCGTCGGCTCCTTCGTTTTATTTTCTGGAAGGCGCTGGTACGCAGGTCAAGCCTGTAGAGGCTTCTTCTGCGAACCGTATGCCTGCGCTTCATTCTGAAGCCGTGCCTGATTTAAATCTGCCGCGTCGCCAGTTCGATATCGCTTCTGTGCGCCGCGACTTTCCCATCCTGCAGGAGAAGGTGAACGGCAAGCCGCTCATCTGGCTGGACAATGCTGCGACGACACAGAAGCCGCAGAGTGTGATCGACCGCCTCTCGTACTTTTACGAGCACGAGAACTCCAATATTCATCGGGCTGCGCATGAACTCGCTGCACGCGCAACCGATGCCTATGAGGATGCGCGCAATAAGGTAGCCCACTTCCTCAATGCCCCCTCCAGCAAGGAGATCGTCTTCGTTCGCGGTGCGACGGAAGCGATCAACCTGGTAGCGCAGGGTTGGGGTCGCCGTCACATCGAGCAGGGAGATGAGATTGTCATCACCTGGATCGAGCATCATGCCAATATCGTTCCCTGGCAGATGCTGGCTGCGGAGAAGGGTGCGCGCCTGCGCGTAGCACCAGTCGACGATGATGGCCAGATCCTTCTCGACGAGTTCGAAAAGCTGCTTGGGCCTAAGACCAAGCTTGTGTCTCTGACCCAGGTGTCGAATGCGCTGGGCACGATTACTCCGGCGCACCAGATGGTGCAGATGGCCCACCGCTACGGAGCACGCGTGCTTGTGGACGGCGCACAGGCTGTGTCGCACATGCCCGTTGACGTGCAATCGCTCGATTGCGATTTCTACGTCTTCTCCGGCCACAAGGTGTTCGCGCCGACTGGTATCGGTGTGCTCTACGGCAAGCCGGATGCGTTGGCGGAGATGCAGCCGTGGCAGGGCGGTGGCAACATGATCGTCGACGTCACGTTCGAGAAGACGATCTATCAGCCACCACCGTCGCGTTTTGAAGCCGGCACGGGCAACATTGCCGATGCTGTCGGCCTCGGTGCGGCCATTGATTACCTGGATCAACTGGGTATGGCAAACGTCGCACGCTACGAGCATGAGCTCCTGGTCTATGCGACCCAGGGCCTGCTGACGGTACCAGGGTTGCGGCTCATCGGTACCGCGAAGGAGAAGGCTGGTGTGCTCTCCTTTGTTCTCGACGGGTTCCGTACCGAGGAGGTCGGCGCGGCGCTCAACCGTGAGGGCATTGCGGTACGTTCAGGCCATCATTGCGCACAGCCGACTCTGCGTAGATTCGGTGTGGAGACGACAGTGCGTCCGTCGCTGGCTCTCTACAACAACGCAGAGGACGTTGATGCACTGGTTGCAGGGCTGATTCGGTTGAAGAGCATGGGTCGGTAA